The following DNA comes from Amycolatopsis solani.
ACGATCGGCGCCGAGGGCGGCCCGCTCGCGATGTCGCTGGCGGCCGGGTCGTACCGCGACGGCACGCGGGTCGCGGGCTCGAACCCGCACCTCGTCCGCGCGATGACCGAGGGCAACCGGGACGCGCTGCTGCCGATCGTCGACGACGCGCTCGGCCGGCTCGGTGCCGCGCGCGGCTCGCTCGCGTCGACCGGCGGGCTGGCGGCCACGATCAACGCGGGTTACGAAGGCGCGCAGGCCCTCGCCGCCAACCTGGACGCCGAGCGCGCGGGCGTCCGGATCAGCCTGGCGGCGCCGGACGCCCGGCAGGGCCTGATCGCGCTCGGCGAGCGCGGCGGCCGGATCACCGGGCTGTCCGACGGGATCGCCACCGGCGAGGTGCAGTAGCTACCGCGCCGGCGGGTTGTCGGGCGTGTCGTCGAACTTGTTGAGGAAGTCCTTGGCCTTCTCGACGCCGCCGTCGATCTGCGAGTCGTGGCCGGCGAACTTGGACTTCGCGAAGTCCGCGGCCTTGTCCAGGCCTTGCTCGATCTTGTCGTTGTGCTCGCGCAGGGCCTCTTCGGCCTTGCCCTTCAACGCGTCGAAGTCGATTCCCATGGGGCAATTGAACAGCACGGACGTCACGTGCGCCTGTGGTAGGGCAGGAACCGCCGGACGAGCCGCGGCGGGGTGCGTTCCGCCAGGTCGGGGCCTCGGACGGCGTCGAACGCCGACTCCAGCTGGTCGACCACGCCGGCGAGCTGTTCGTGGTCCGGCAGCGGCATCGACCGCGGTTCGCGCTGCTCGCGGATCGACGACGCCAGCTCGTCCAGCGCGGCCGTGAGCAGCTCGACGTCGGCCGAGTCCGGCGGCGGGGCTCCGCGCCCGATCGTCACGCCGACCTCGGTGACCGCGTCCGCGACGCGTTCCTGCGCCGCGATCACCGGCCACCACGCCACCGCCTGGCGGCCGTTCGCCGACGGCTCGACGACGACCTGCTGGAACGCCGTCCGCAGGTCCGCCAGCGCCCGGTAGGCGCCCCGCCGGGCCCGCGACCGCGCCAGCCGCGCCTCCCCCGAGGACGCCTCGACCAGCGCGTGCGAGACGTACTTCGAGACGGCGCCGAGGCCGTCGGCCAGCCGCCCGCCGACCTGGGGACGGCGGCTGCCCGGCCACAGCAGGTAGCCGAAGACCAGCACGATCAGGCAGCCGAGCGCGGTGTCGATCAGCCGCGCCACCACGACGTTCCAGCTGCCGGTGTTGGCCAGGTCCATCTGCAGGATGATCAACGGCGTCACGAACGCGCTGAGGATGCCGTAGTTGCGCACCTTTCCGACCGCGACGCCGCCGGCGAAGATCGCGATCAGCGCGACCAGCACCCAGCCGCGGCCGCCGGCGGCGAGCACCACGGCCCCGATCCCGACGCCCGCCAGCGTGCCGATGCCGCGCAGCACCGCGCGGCCGAAGACCGAGCCGAAGTCGGGCTTGAGCACGATCCCGACGGTCAGCGTGATCCAGTAGGACCGCTCGAACGGCACCAGCAGGCCGACGACCTCGGCGATCGCGACGCACAGGGTCAGCCGCAGCGCGGCGATCCAGGTCAGCGGGCCGGACGCGAGCGAACCCGCCCACGTCCGCAGGCGCCGGTACCAGGGCGTCGGCTCGCGGCGCTTGCGGTCGTCGCCCTTGCCGATCCGGACCAGGCCCGCGTACAGGGCGGCGAGCCGCGGATCGCTTTCCCCCGGCGGCATCGGCGGCGGTGCCGGCAGCGGCTGGCTGGCCAGGACGGACGCCGACAGGGCGACGAAGTGGTCGATGACCTCCCGCGGCGGGCGGCGGCCGACGTGGACCAGCGCCACCGACGCTTCGACCGCGGGTGTCGTGGCCGAAAGCAGGTTGAGCAGCTGCCGGTAGGCGGCATCGCGGCCGGACAGCCACGAGCGCGCGGTGAGCAGCTGGTCGTAGGCGGTGTTCATGGCCGTGGTCAGCCGGTGGCGGGCCACCCGCGAGACCTCTTCGCCGGTGGCGGACAGCATCGCGGCCAGCTCGACGTAGACGTGCGCGACGGCGGTGCGTTCCGGGCTGGTCGCCCGGAACGTCCAGCTGACCAGCGCGACCAGGAAGCTCCAGGCGGCGCCGATGCAGAAGAAACCGAAGAGGACTTCGGCGCGCACGCCGGTCGCGTGCTGGCCGGTGCCGAGCACGCAGAAGACGAACATCTGCAGCCCGGCGACGGAGGCGTTGCTGCCGGCCGCGCTGATCAGCGCGGACACCGCGGCGACCAGGATCACCGCGGGCACGGACAGCGCCGGTACGCCGCCGGTGAGCAGCCCGACCAGGTACCCGGCGGTCGCGGCGAGCGCCGCCCCGCCCAGGCGGCGCGCGCGGTAGCGGTAGGGCCCGGCCGATTCGGACAGCACGGCGGGCAGCGCGCCGGTCGAGATGAGCGCGCCGACGGCGATGTCGCCGGCCGCGTACCCCACCGCGAGCGGTACGGCCAGTGCGATGACGGCCCGGGCGACCATGTTCCACGGCACCGGGACCGGCTTGCTGCGCAGGAGCTGGGTCAGCCAGTGCGGCGCGGCGAGGTCGGGACGCGGCGTGCTCACGCCCCCATCTTGACCTACGCTCTCCCGCAGGCTTAATTATCAACCTGTCAACAACGTGGGAGGTTCCGGTGGGCCGCAAGTACTCGTTCGAGGTCAACCGCACGAGCACGGCGCCGCCCGACGCGCTGTTCGCCCGGGAGGCCGAGGGACCGCGCTGGGCGGAGTGGGGAAAGCCACTCATCGTGCAGGCCCGCTGGAAGCGGCCGGGCCCCGGCGTCGGCGCCGTCCGCGAGGTCGGGCTGTGGCCGGTGCTGATCCGCGAAGAGACAGTCGAGTACGAGCCCGGCCGCCGGCACGTCTACACGTTCTTCGGCGCCAACCCGATCAAGGACTACCGGGCCGAGGTGCTCCTCACGCCCACCGCCGACGGCGGTACGCACCTGCGGTGGACCGGGTCGTTCACCGAGCCGGTCAAGGGCAGCGGCCCGGCACTGGCCGCCGGGCTGCGCGCGGTGATCCGGCTGTTCTCGGGCAAGCTCGTCAAGGCGGCCGAAACCGGGCGCTGACCTGGGTGCGCCGGGCCACACCAAGATCGCCCGGCGCAACTTCCCGCCGCCGTCCCACGTCACTCTTTCGGGTGGTCTTTTGACCACCGCGGAAAGGGGGACGCGAGATGAAACGAGCAGCGGCGATCGCCGTCGCGGCGGCCTTGGCGCTGACGGCGTGCTCGGCGGCCGAGCCGGACCAGCGGGAGTTCGGCACCAGCCAGCCCAACCCGGCACCCGGCGGTGGCCCCGGCGCGACGGCACCGGGCCCGTACCCGTTCGGCACGGTCCAGCAGAAGGCTCCGGCGGTCGAGAACGGCCAGGTCCCGGTGGTCAAGCGGATCACGACGGACAAGCCGTACGTCTTCCTGACGATGGACGACGGCGCGGTCAAGGACCCGGAAGCGCTGAAGCTGA
Coding sequences within:
- a CDS encoding antitoxin, producing MGIDFDALKGKAEEALREHNDKIEQGLDKAADFAKSKFAGHDSQIDGGVEKAKDFLNKFDDTPDNPPAR
- a CDS encoding FUSC family protein, whose amino-acid sequence is MSTPRPDLAAPHWLTQLLRSKPVPVPWNMVARAVIALAVPLAVGYAAGDIAVGALISTGALPAVLSESAGPYRYRARRLGGAALAATAGYLVGLLTGGVPALSVPAVILVAAVSALISAAGSNASVAGLQMFVFCVLGTGQHATGVRAEVLFGFFCIGAAWSFLVALVSWTFRATSPERTAVAHVYVELAAMLSATGEEVSRVARHRLTTAMNTAYDQLLTARSWLSGRDAAYRQLLNLLSATTPAVEASVALVHVGRRPPREVIDHFVALSASVLASQPLPAPPPMPPGESDPRLAALYAGLVRIGKGDDRKRREPTPWYRRLRTWAGSLASGPLTWIAALRLTLCVAIAEVVGLLVPFERSYWITLTVGIVLKPDFGSVFGRAVLRGIGTLAGVGIGAVVLAAGGRGWVLVALIAIFAGGVAVGKVRNYGILSAFVTPLIILQMDLANTGSWNVVVARLIDTALGCLIVLVFGYLLWPGSRRPQVGGRLADGLGAVSKYVSHALVEASSGEARLARSRARRGAYRALADLRTAFQQVVVEPSANGRQAVAWWPVIAAQERVADAVTEVGVTIGRGAPPPDSADVELLTAALDELASSIREQREPRSMPLPDHEQLAGVVDQLESAFDAVRGPDLAERTPPRLVRRFLPYHRRT
- a CDS encoding SRPBCC family protein, producing the protein MGRKYSFEVNRTSTAPPDALFAREAEGPRWAEWGKPLIVQARWKRPGPGVGAVREVGLWPVLIREETVEYEPGRRHVYTFFGANPIKDYRAEVLLTPTADGGTHLRWTGSFTEPVKGSGPALAAGLRAVIRLFSGKLVKAAETGR